A genome region from Dolichospermum compactum NIES-806 includes the following:
- a CDS encoding AAA family ATPase, protein MKLTSIKLCNFRSFYGKTPEINLAGGDVRNTTMIYGSNGAGKTSILNAFTWVLYEKFSAAFASTEQLVNKRAIAESQPSQPVECWVEVGWEHEGNRYRATRGCRVYKNESDVIEAGKTQLKIQVAGDDGKWYFPLQQAEEIITQILPASLHQYFFFDGERIEEIVRSDNKAEISEAIRTFLGVEVIELSIKHLKDAKKSLETELKHIGDAETKQLLNQQEKQELEIENINKRQTEINQELEYQQTFKKEVSNKLRELSAVKELQERKQSLESQKDSLREELKKTRENLKKTISARGYTVLLSETTAKFREIFTDLKQKGELTAGISREFVNDLLNSGRCICGADLREGTHTHFHVKNLMRKSGSSTVEETAIRMSAQVDEIDKQAVAFWEEADREQARIQQLRENLNQVELELATIQEQLRKDPNEEISSLQKRLDEIEATIDELNREQGANQQEVSHLKTDIGALIKQISKQKQNEEKQSLAQRRINATQDAIERLSEVKNRQENQFRLQLEQRVQEIFSDISFTPYVPKISEKYELSLVENTTGIEAPVAASTGENQILSLSFIASIIDKVRDWSERRKMIMLPDSSTFPIVMDSPFGSLDANSRRHIARTIPKLANQLVVLVTKTQWRVEFEEEIADKIGKEYVLVYYSSKPNCEQDFIELGREKYALVRQSLNGFEYTEIVEVERN, encoded by the coding sequence ATGAAGCTAACTTCGATTAAATTATGTAATTTTCGTTCTTTTTATGGGAAAACCCCAGAGATAAATTTAGCTGGTGGAGATGTTCGCAACACTACTATGATTTATGGTAGTAATGGCGCAGGTAAAACTAGTATTTTGAATGCGTTTACTTGGGTTTTATATGAAAAGTTTAGTGCGGCTTTTGCGTCAACTGAACAGTTAGTAAATAAACGCGCAATTGCAGAATCTCAACCTAGTCAACCTGTGGAATGTTGGGTAGAAGTTGGTTGGGAACATGAAGGTAATCGTTATCGTGCTACTCGTGGTTGTCGGGTTTATAAAAATGAAAGTGATGTGATTGAAGCTGGGAAAACTCAGTTAAAAATTCAAGTTGCTGGAGATGACGGAAAATGGTATTTCCCACTTCAGCAAGCTGAGGAAATTATAACTCAGATTTTACCAGCAAGTTTACATCAATATTTTTTCTTTGACGGTGAACGCATTGAAGAAATTGTCCGTTCTGATAATAAAGCGGAAATTTCCGAAGCAATTAGAACTTTTTTGGGTGTAGAAGTAATTGAACTTTCGATTAAACACCTGAAAGATGCGAAAAAGTCTTTGGAAACTGAGTTAAAACATATTGGTGACGCAGAAACTAAACAGTTATTGAATCAGCAAGAAAAGCAAGAACTGGAAATTGAAAATATCAATAAACGTCAAACGGAAATAAATCAAGAGTTGGAATATCAGCAAACTTTTAAAAAGGAAGTTAGTAATAAATTACGAGAATTGAGTGCTGTTAAGGAATTACAGGAGAGAAAGCAAAGTTTAGAATCTCAAAAAGACAGTTTGCGGGAAGAGTTGAAGAAAACACGGGAGAATTTGAAAAAAACTATTTCGGCACGGGGTTATACAGTTCTGTTATCGGAAACTACGGCTAAGTTTCGGGAAATATTCACAGATTTAAAACAAAAGGGTGAATTAACAGCAGGGATTTCGCGGGAATTTGTGAATGATTTACTCAATAGTGGACGTTGTATTTGTGGTGCAGATTTAAGGGAAGGAACTCATACTCATTTTCATGTTAAGAATTTGATGAGGAAATCTGGTTCTTCCACTGTGGAAGAAACGGCAATTAGAATGAGCGCGCAAGTTGATGAAATTGATAAACAAGCAGTTGCTTTTTGGGAAGAAGCGGATAGGGAACAAGCCAGAATTCAACAGTTAAGGGAAAATCTCAACCAAGTTGAACTGGAATTAGCGACTATTCAAGAACAATTACGAAAAGATCCCAATGAAGAAATTAGTAGTTTACAAAAACGTCTGGATGAAATTGAAGCTACAATTGATGAGTTAAATCGAGAACAAGGTGCAAATCAACAGGAAGTTTCTCACCTGAAAACAGATATTGGTGCTTTGATAAAACAAATATCTAAGCAAAAACAAAATGAGGAAAAACAATCTTTAGCACAGCGTCGCATTAATGCTACTCAAGATGCTATTGAACGGTTATCGGAAGTTAAAAACCGTCAAGAAAATCAATTTCGTCTCCAATTGGAACAGCGAGTACAGGAAATTTTCTCAGATATTTCTTTTACTCCTTATGTTCCCAAAATTAGCGAAAAGTATGAGTTGAGTTTGGTGGAAAATACGACGGGAATTGAAGCACCAGTCGCAGCTTCTACAGGAGAAAACCAAATTCTCAGTTTATCTTTTATCGCTAGTATTATTGATAAGGTGCGTGACTGGAGTGAAAGACGAAAAATGATCATGCTTCCTGATAGTAGCACTTTTCCCATTGTTATGGATTCTCCTTTTGGAAGTTTAGACGCTAATTCCCGTCGTCACATTGCGCGAACTATTCCTAAGTTAGCAAATCAGTTGGTTGTGTTGGTGACCAAAACTCAATGGAGGGTGGAATTTGAGGAGGAAATTGCTGATAAGATTGGGAAGGAATATGTGTTAGTTTATTATTCTTCTAAACCTAATTGTGAACAGGATTTTATTGAGTTGGGGAGGGAAAAATATGCTTTGGTGCGACAGAGTTTGAATGGTTTTGAATATACGGAAATCGTAGAAGTGGAACGAAATTAA
- a CDS encoding Uma2 family endonuclease — MTVTIAKWSLDDYHRMIEIGLLAGRQVELLNGEIINMAPEGPEHAQINTDSAEYLRKLLGSKALVRDAKPITIPNSNSEPEPDLAIVEPLRAIYRTHHPYPENIFWLIEYSKTTLSKDLEIKRKTYAAALINEYWVVDLKNQQLKVFREPINGNYARELTFTCGEISPLAFPEIKISIQRLLQGF, encoded by the coding sequence ATGACAGTTACTATTGCTAAATGGAGTTTAGACGACTATCATCGCATGATTGAAATTGGCCTTTTAGCTGGTCGTCAAGTTGAACTACTAAATGGAGAAATTATCAACATGGCACCGGAAGGACCAGAACACGCGCAAATTAATACTGATTCTGCTGAATATTTGCGGAAATTACTCGGTTCAAAAGCACTGGTAAGAGATGCAAAACCTATTACAATACCTAATAGCAATTCAGAACCAGAACCAGATTTAGCAATAGTTGAACCACTGCGTGCTATTTATCGTACTCATCATCCTTACCCTGAAAATATATTTTGGTTAATTGAATATTCTAAAACTACTTTAAGTAAAGATTTAGAGATAAAACGTAAAACCTATGCTGCTGCATTAATTAATGAGTATTGGGTAGTAGACTTAAAAAATCAACAATTAAAAGTGTTTAGAGAACCAATAAATGGTAATTATGCTAGAGAATTAACATTTACTTGCGGTGAAATATCTCCCTTAGCATTTCCAGAAATTAAAATTTCTATTCAACGGTTACTACAAGGATTTTAA
- the uvrB gene encoding excinuclease ABC subunit UvrB — protein MMDFNLQAPFVPTGDQPRAIAQLSASIQKGNHYQTLLGATGTGKTFSIAAVIEKVSRPTLVLAHNKTLAAQLCNELREFFPNNAVEYFVSYYDYYQPEAYLPVTDTYIEKTSAINEEIDMLRHSATRSLFERKDVIVVASISCIYGLGMPSEYLKAAIKLQLGMEIDPRQVLRDLTAVQYTRNDIEMGRGKFRVRGDVLEISPAYEDRIIRVEFFGDEIDAIRYVDPVSGEILHSLEAVNIYPARHFVTPKERVEIACEDIATELKQQQLTLESMSKLVEAQRIDQRTRYDLEMLREVGYCNGVENYSRHLAGRQAGEPPECLIDYFPKDWLLVIDESHVTVPQIRGMYNGDQARKKVLIDHGFRLPSAADNRPLKAEEFWQKVNQCIFVSATPGNWELEISEENIIEQVIRPTGVIDPEIFVRPTEGQIDDLLGEIKDRVDRQERTLVTTLTKRMAEDLTEYLEERGIRIRYLHSEINSIQRIEILQDLRNGVFDVLVGVNLLREGLDLPEVSLVAIMDADKEGFLRTERSLIQTIGRAARHIRGKAILYADKLTGSMIKAIDETDRRRGIQMAYNKLHGITPQQIIKKQTNSILSFLDASRRLNSTDLKMVDEHLDELSLEDIPELITLLEKQMKEAAKKMEFEDAAKLRDRIKHLRDKMLGR, from the coding sequence ATAATGGATTTTAATCTCCAAGCACCTTTTGTCCCCACCGGTGATCAACCACGAGCGATCGCTCAACTTTCTGCTAGTATTCAAAAAGGAAATCATTATCAAACATTACTGGGTGCGACAGGAACCGGTAAGACATTTTCCATAGCCGCAGTCATTGAAAAAGTCAGTAGACCGACCCTAGTATTAGCACATAATAAGACATTAGCCGCCCAGTTGTGTAACGAACTGCGGGAGTTTTTTCCTAATAATGCAGTTGAGTATTTTGTCAGTTATTACGATTACTATCAACCCGAGGCATACCTACCCGTTACTGATACTTATATAGAAAAAACATCAGCAATTAATGAAGAAATAGATATGTTACGACATTCCGCCACCCGTTCCTTATTTGAACGCAAGGATGTGATTGTTGTAGCTTCAATTAGTTGTATTTACGGTTTAGGAATGCCGTCAGAATACCTGAAAGCCGCAATTAAGTTACAACTAGGAATGGAAATTGATCCGCGTCAAGTTTTACGAGATTTAACCGCAGTTCAATATACTCGCAACGACATCGAAATGGGGAGAGGGAAATTTCGAGTTCGGGGTGATGTTTTAGAAATTTCTCCTGCTTATGAAGATAGAATTATTCGCGTGGAATTTTTTGGAGATGAAATTGACGCAATTAGATATGTAGATCCTGTGAGTGGGGAAATTCTCCACAGTTTAGAAGCAGTAAATATCTACCCAGCGCGTCACTTTGTTACCCCCAAAGAAAGAGTAGAAATAGCTTGTGAAGATATAGCCACAGAATTAAAACAGCAACAACTAACTCTAGAATCAATGAGTAAATTAGTTGAAGCGCAACGCATTGATCAACGCACTCGTTATGATTTGGAGATGTTACGAGAAGTGGGATATTGTAACGGCGTAGAAAATTATTCTCGTCATTTAGCTGGAAGACAAGCAGGAGAACCACCGGAATGTTTAATTGATTATTTTCCTAAAGATTGGTTATTAGTAATAGATGAATCTCACGTTACCGTTCCCCAAATTCGCGGAATGTATAACGGAGACCAAGCGAGGAAAAAAGTCTTAATAGATCATGGTTTTCGGCTTCCCAGTGCGGCGGATAATCGTCCTTTAAAAGCTGAAGAATTTTGGCAAAAAGTCAATCAATGTATTTTCGTTTCTGCGACTCCAGGAAATTGGGAATTAGAAATTTCGGAAGAAAATATTATTGAACAAGTAATTAGACCGACGGGAGTAATTGACCCAGAAATATTTGTGCGTCCCACAGAAGGACAAATTGATGATTTATTAGGAGAAATAAAAGATCGTGTTGACCGTCAAGAAAGAACTTTAGTCACAACATTAACTAAACGCATGGCGGAAGATTTGACTGAATATTTAGAAGAGAGAGGAATTAGAATCAGATATTTGCATTCAGAAATTAATTCCATTCAACGGATTGAGATATTACAAGATTTGCGAAATGGTGTTTTTGATGTGTTAGTCGGTGTCAATTTACTGCGAGAAGGTTTAGATTTACCGGAAGTTTCTTTAGTGGCGATTATGGACGCAGATAAGGAAGGTTTTTTGCGGACTGAACGTTCTCTAATTCAAACTATCGGACGGGCGGCGCGTCATATTAGAGGAAAAGCGATTTTATATGCTGATAAATTAACAGGGAGTATGATTAAAGCCATTGATGAAACTGATAGAAGAAGAGGAATTCAAATGGCTTATAATAAATTGCATGGAATTACACCGCAACAGATTATTAAAAAGCAAACTAATTCAATTTTGTCGTTTTTAGATGCTTCCCGACGCTTAAATTCCACTGATTTAAAAATGGTTGATGAACATTTAGATGAACTATCTTTGGAAGACATTCCAGAGTTAATTACCCTGTTGGAAAAACAGATGAAGGAAGCAGCGAAGAAGATGGAATTTGAAGATGCTGCAAAATTACGCGATCGCATAAAACATTTGCGAGATAAAATGTTAGGAAGGTAA
- the arfB gene encoding alternative ribosome rescue aminoacyl-tRNA hydrolase ArfB, whose product MIEISQTVIIPDSDMEITSIRSQGAGGQNVNKVATAIHLRFDIGASSLPEIYKERLLKLKDHRITLEGVVVIKAQEYRSQEQNKEEAFRRLQELIKSVSVLPRKRKRTKPSRNSQRKRLDSKNKRGQIKLTRGKITE is encoded by the coding sequence ATGATAGAAATTTCCCAGACAGTAATTATTCCTGATAGCGATATGGAAATTACTTCAATTCGTTCTCAGGGTGCAGGTGGTCAAAATGTTAATAAGGTGGCTACTGCTATTCATTTGCGCTTTGATATTGGGGCTTCTTCCTTACCAGAAATCTATAAGGAACGGCTTTTGAAGTTAAAAGATCATCGCATTACCCTTGAGGGAGTTGTGGTTATTAAAGCGCAGGAATATCGCAGTCAAGAACAGAATAAGGAGGAAGCTTTCAGACGACTTCAAGAACTGATTAAAAGTGTGTCTGTGTTACCCCGAAAACGTAAACGGACTAAACCAAGTCGCAATTCTCAAAGAAAACGTCTTGATAGTAAAAATAAGCGCGGACAAATTAAGTTGACTAGAGGAAAAATTACAGAATAA
- a CDS encoding HlyD family efflux transporter periplasmic adaptor subunit, with translation MPQSVYTQPKTTINPPHQPESTTFNPNQQIQILDKAKDWFYGTEELLDALPKAWTRSMLYLLVSFAAIILPWAMLTKVDETGNASGRIEPKGATQKLDSAVTGSVINVNVKEGTTVKAGQVLLAMESEILQTELQQAQSKLEGLINRQSQLEILKNQVLMSINIQRQQNQSQSLEKIAQLNQAQQTFETKKSAYNFQNLEKLAQIDQAKQNIQSTQTNYRLARSRLRRDISELNRYHLLLKEGIIPQTKIVELEKIAEESQRSQEEAKFNLQTAKLRLKEEVSRYQSLMNQVRSDIEQAKLRLQEEESSYKSSLQGGELVLLKSQEQFKDIQNQIISLQSEMMQTKGQITALNLQLKQRTIRSPIDGIIFELPIKKSGSVVQVGQMIAQIAPENAPLILKARMPSQHSGFVKAGMPVKIKFDAYPFQEYGIVSGRISWISPNSKVQENSSNRIETYELDIALENPYIQVGNKRIPITPGQTASAEVIIRQRHVIDFILDPFKKLQKSGLEL, from the coding sequence ATGCCACAGTCAGTTTACACCCAACCAAAAACTACTATAAATCCGCCACATCAACCTGAATCTACTACTTTCAATCCAAATCAGCAAATCCAGATATTAGATAAAGCCAAGGATTGGTTTTATGGAACAGAGGAATTATTAGATGCTTTACCAAAAGCATGGACTCGTTCCATGTTGTATTTACTAGTCAGTTTTGCTGCTATTATTTTACCTTGGGCAATGTTAACTAAAGTTGATGAAACTGGTAATGCTAGTGGGAGAATAGAACCCAAAGGTGCAACACAAAAATTAGATAGTGCGGTAACTGGTAGTGTTATTAATGTCAACGTTAAAGAAGGTACAACTGTTAAAGCTGGACAAGTTTTATTAGCAATGGAATCTGAGATTTTACAAACAGAACTTCAACAAGCACAATCTAAATTAGAGGGGCTAATTAATCGCCAATCTCAACTAGAAATATTAAAAAATCAAGTCTTGATGTCAATTAATATTCAACGTCAGCAAAATCAATCTCAATCATTAGAAAAAATCGCGCAACTTAATCAGGCTCAACAAACATTTGAGACTAAAAAAAGTGCTTATAATTTCCAAAATCTGGAAAAATTAGCTCAAATTGATCAGGCAAAACAGAATATACAATCTACTCAAACTAACTACAGATTAGCTAGAAGTCGCTTACGTCGAGATATTTCTGAACTTAACCGTTATCATCTACTATTAAAGGAAGGAATAATTCCTCAAACTAAAATAGTAGAATTAGAAAAAATTGCTGAAGAAAGTCAACGTTCCCAAGAAGAAGCAAAATTTAATCTGCAAACAGCAAAATTAAGACTCAAGGAAGAAGTCAGTCGTTATCAGTCACTAATGAATCAAGTTAGATCAGATATTGAACAGGCAAAACTACGGTTACAAGAAGAAGAAAGTAGTTATAAAAGTTCTCTGCAAGGCGGAGAATTAGTTTTATTAAAAAGTCAAGAACAGTTTAAAGACATTCAAAATCAAATCATTTCTCTTCAATCAGAAATGATGCAAACAAAGGGACAAATTACAGCCTTAAATTTACAACTAAAACAGCGAACTATTCGTTCTCCTATTGATGGCATAATTTTTGAATTACCTATTAAAAAATCTGGTTCTGTTGTCCAAGTAGGACAAATGATTGCTCAAATTGCTCCCGAAAATGCTCCCTTGATTTTAAAGGCACGTATGCCCAGTCAACATAGTGGTTTTGTCAAGGCAGGAATGCCAGTGAAAATTAAATTTGATGCTTATCCTTTCCAAGAATACGGAATTGTATCAGGACGGATTAGTTGGATTTCACCTAACTCTAAAGTTCAAGAAAATAGTTCTAACCGCATAGAAACTTATGAATTAGATATCGCTTTGGAAAATCCTTATATTCAAGTCGGTAACAAACGGATTCCTATTACCCCTGGACAAACAGCAAGTGCGGAAGTAATCATTCGTCAGCGTCATGTTATTGACTTTATCTTAGATCCATTCAAGAAGTTACAGAAGAGTGGTTTAGAGCTTTAA